A section of the Aythya fuligula isolate bAytFul2 chromosome 9, bAytFul2.pri, whole genome shotgun sequence genome encodes:
- the EIF4G1 gene encoding eukaryotic translation initiation factor 4 gamma 1 gives MNKAPQPTGGAPTAPHPAPSPGLPQSTFPPAQTAPVVFNPAPTSQMNTPSQPRQFPAGPRAIHQQGGFRSLQHFYQNRAQPPASASRVQSNTTARPGPPTHVYPAASQVMMIPSQISYTPSQGAYYIPGQGRSTYVVPTQQYPVQPGAPSFYPGASPTEFGTYAGAYYPAQGVQQFPAGVPTAQVIVSQQPPIPPKRERKTIRIRDPNQGGKDITEEIMSGARTSSTPTPPQAGSGLEPQANGETPHVAVIIRPDDRPKPALVVSKPVSLEPSKSASPSPPPPLIPEAEPVVLSDVTLVPMEPPGDADTKVEQGEAPPDPHQTFSAITTVPGAGELPLAPQPDTDTAAAAEEEEEGVVEVEEEEEEEEEEEEAAVPLPEPTPQAPVPAEVPPAPVSPPLPAVPPVPAAPSPPPVVPQAPEAPAKPASPSPPPPREEPCPEPGAPEPSAEANGVLEELPEPLPEAPVCQPVPGAGAVPVPEPVPVPAPASPVAQPEELPLPNGVEGASKAEPGEEQPESDVSPISEPEEPAQPGTPTSPVAEEEEEESEGPAEAQERSSSPAPAPSQSLEATVQVAVSVPKKKRRMKELNKKEAVGDLLDAFKESQISDSASEAENKPPPAAPARETEDTAPARPQEESEETWEEKEDKLAPEKGKAGEQKYRYKEEQWKPLNPEEKKRYDREFLLGFQFIFASMQKPEGLPQITDVVLDKPCVPSQANKTPLRALDPIRLSGMNCSPDFTPSFANLGRPVMGNRGLPSGLGPRRSQQSQRKEPRKIIATVSLNEDVKLNKAEKAWKPSSKRASEEEDPENIKTQELLRRVRSILNKLTPQMFQQLMKQVMELSIDTEERLKGVIDLVFEKAISEPNFSVAYANMCRCLMGLKVPTTDKPTVTVNFRKLLLNRCQKEFEKDKDDDEIFEKRQKEMDDASAPEEKARMKDELEEARDKARRRSLGNIKFIGELFKLKMLTEAIMHDCVVKLLKNHDEESLECLCRLLTTIGKDLDFEKAKPRMDQYFNQMEKIIKEKKTSSRIRFMLQDVIDLRQHSWVPRRGDQGPKTIDQIHKEAEMEEHREHIKVQQLMSKDKRRGPPGPSSSSGRSSLVADDGWNTVPISKGNRPIDTSRLTKITKPGSIDSNNQLFAPGGRLSWGKGSSGGSGAKPADSASDSGRPATSTLNRFSALQQSAPADSLESRRVVQRSSSSRDRSEKAGDRGDRESRSEKSGDRLERPERGERGERNRSALTKRSFSKETEDRSREREKQGGPEAVRKAASMTEERDRSREPVKQEPAAPAASPKPTLSEEELEKKSKAIIEEYLHINDMKEALQCVQELGSPSLLYVFVRNGIESTLERSTISREHMGVLLCHLVKAGTLSKEQYYKGLREILEIAEDMEIDIPHIWLYLAELITPILQEEGIPMEELFREITKPLVPIGKATTLLVEVLGLLCKGMSQKTAGKLWRDGGLSWKEFLPEDQDVNKFVTEQKLEYTMGDSSDTPSCKELTSEELCKQMDKLLKENPNNQRIYDWIEANLSEEQVSSNMFIRALMTSVCHSAIVFENPYRVDAMVIRNRAKLLQKYMRDEQKELQALYALQALVVKLEQPPNLLRMFFDALYDEDVIKEEAFYKWESSKDLSEQQGKGVALKSVTAFFTWLREAEDESDNN, from the exons ATGAACAAAGCTCCACAGCCCACAGGAGGAGCCCCGACAGCCCCGCACCCTGCCCCTTCTCCCGGACTTCCACAG TCGACGTTCCCACCTGCTCAGACGGCACCTGTGGTTTTTAACCCGGCACCGACCTCACAAATGAATACGCCTTCCCAGCCGCGACAG TTTCCAGCGGGGCCTCGTGCTATTCACCAGCAG GGCGGATTCAGGTCTCTCCAG caTTTCTACCAGAACAGGGCCCAGCCTCCCGCCAGCGCGTCCCGCGTGCAGAGCAACACgacggcccggcccggcccgcccaCCCATGTCTATCCAGCCGCTTCCCAGGTGATGATGATCCCCTCCCAGATATCCTACACGCCTTCCCAAGGAGCCTACTACATCCCCGGACAG GGTCGCTCCACGTACGTCGTCCCGACCCAGCAGTACCCGGTGCAGCCCGGCGCCCCTAGTTTTTACCCTGGAGCCAGCCCCACAGAATTTGGGACTTACG CAGGGGCTTACTACCCGGCCCAGGGGGTGCAGCAGTTCCCGGCGGGGGTCCCCACTGCCCAGGTCATCGTCAGCCAGCAGCCGCCGATCCCCCCAAAACGAGAACGCAAGACG ATCCGGATACGAGACCCCAACCAAGGCGGCAAAGACATCACTGAAGAAATCATGTCCGGAGCGAGGACCTCATCTACCCCCACCCCTCCACAG GCTGGAAGCGGTTTGGAGCCCCAGGCCAACGGAGAGACCCCTCATGTAGCAGTTATTATCCGGCCAG ATGACCGCCCGAAGCCCGCGCTGGTGGTGAGCAAGCCCGTCTCCCTGGAGCCCAGCAAGTCGGCGTCGCCGtcgcctccccctcccctcatCCCCGAGGCGGAGCCCGTGGTGCTCTCGGACGTGACGCTGGTGCCCATGGAGCCCCCCGGGGATGCGGACACTAAAGTGGAGCAGGGCGAGGCGCCGCCCGACCCGCACCAGACGTTTAGCGCCATCACTACAGTGCCAGGGGCCGGGGAGCTGCCCCTCGCGCCCCAGCCCGACACGGACACGGCGGCcgcggcggaggaggaggaggaaggggtggtggaggtggaggaggaggaggaggaagaagaggaggaggaagaagccGCCGTTCCCCTCCCGGAGCCCACCCCGCAGGCGCCTGTGCCAGCCGAGGTGCCGCCGGCACCCGTGTCCCCCCCGCTGCCAGCCGTGCCCCCGGTGCCGGCCGCGCCGTCGCCGCCGCCCGTCGTCCCGCAGGCCCCCGAAGCGCCCGCCAAGCccgcctcccccagccccccgccgccccgggaAGAGCCCTGCCCCGAGCCCGGCGCCCCGGAGCCCTCCGCCGAGGCTAATGGGGTTTTAGAGGAGTTGCCCGAACCCCTCCCCGAGGCGCCCGTGTGCCAGCCGGTGCCCGGAGCCGGAGCCGTGCCTGTGCCGGAGCCCGTCCCGGTGCCCGCCCCGGCTTCCCCCGTCGCCCAGCCCGAGGAGCTGCCCCTGCCTAATGGGGTGGAGGGCGCCAGCAAAGCGGAGCCGGGTGAGGAGCAGCCCGAGTCGGACGTCAGCCCCATTTCGGAGCCCGAGGAGCCGGCCCAGCCCGGCACCCCCACCTCCCCCgtggcggaggaggaggaggaggagagcgaAGGCCCCGCCGAGGCCCAGGAGCGGAGCTCGAGCCCGGCCCCTGCCCCTTCGCAGAGCTTGGAGGCGACCGTGCAAG TCGCCGTGTCGGTGCCAAAGAAGAAGCGAAGGATGAAGGAGCTGAACAAGAAGGAGGCGGTGGGCGACCTGCTGGATGCCTTCAAGGAG TCGCAGATCAGTGACAGTGCCTCGGAGGCAGAAAACAAGCCTCCCCCGGCCGCCCCTGCCCGGGAAACGGAGGACAcggcccccgcccggccccagGAGGAGTCGGAGGAGAcgtgggaagagaaggaggacaAGCTGGCCCCGGAGAAGGGCAAGGCAGGGGAGCAGAAGTACCGCTACAAGGAAG AGCAATGGAAACCCTTGAACCCCGAGGAGAAGAAACGATACGACCGCGAGTTCCTGCTGGGCTTCCAGTTCATCTTCGCCAGCATGCAGAAACCCGAGGGGCTGCCCCAGATCACCGACGTGGTGCTGGACAAG CCCTGTGTACCTTCGCAGGCCAACAAAACCCCGCTGCGGGCGCTCGACCCCATCCGCCTGAGCGGCATGAACTGCAGCCCCGACTTCACCCCCTCCTTCGCCAACCTCGGCCGGCCCGTCATGGGCAACCGGGGCCTG CCCTCAGGCTTGGGGCCGCGCCgctcccagcagagccagaGGAAGGAGCCTCGGAAAATCATCGCCACCGTGTCCCTCAACGAGGACGTCAAGCTGAACAAGGCCGAGAAGGCCTGGAAACCCAGCAGCAAGCGTGCCTCCGAGGAGGAGGATCCCGAGAACATCAAGACGCAG GAACTGCTCCGCCGCGTCCGCAGCATCCTCAACAAGCTGACGCCCCAGATGTTCCAGCAGCTGATGAAGCAGGTGATGGAGCTGTCCATCGACACGGAGGAGCGGCTCAAGGGCGTCATCGACCTCGTCTTCGAGAAGGCCATCTCGGAGCCAAACTTCTCTGTTGCCTATGCTAACATGTGCCGTTGCCTTATGGGG CTCAAAGTGCCCACGACAGACAAGCCCACGGTGACTGTGAACTTCCGCAAGCTGCTGCTCAACCGCTGCCAGAAGGAGTTTGAGAAGGACAAGGACGACGACGAGATCTTCGAGAAGCGGCAGAAGGAGATGGACGACGCCAGCGCC CCCGAGGAGAAGGCCCGCATGAAGGACGAGCTGGAGGAGGCGCGGGACAAGGCCCGCCGGCGGTCCCTGGGCAACATCAAGTTCATCGGCGAGCTCTTCAAGCTGAAGATGCTGACGGAGGCCATCATGCACGACTGCGTGGTGAAGCTGCTGAAAAACCACGACGAGGAGTCTCTCGAGTGCCTTTGCCGCCTGCTTACCACCATCGGCAAGGACTTGGACTTTGAGAAGGCCAAG cccaggatggACCAGTACTTCAACCAGATGGAGAAGATCATCAAAGAGAAGAAGACGTCATCCCGAATCCGTTTTATGCTACAGGATGTAATCGACCTCAGGCAG cacagctgggtgcCGCGGCGAGGAGACCAGGGCCCCAAAACCATCGACCAGATCCACAAGGAGGCGGAGATGGAGGAGCATCGGGAACACATCAAAGTGCAGCAGCTGATGTCGAAGGACAAGAGGAGAGGACCGCCCGGGCCGTCCTCCAGCA GTGGACGCAGCAGCCTGGTCGCGGATGACGGCTGGAACACGGTGCCCATCAGCAAGGGCAACCGGCCCATCGACACCAGCCGGCTAACCAAGATCACCAAG CCTGGATCGATCGACTCCAACAACCAGCTCTTTGCGCCGGGCGGGAGGCTGAGCTGGGGCAAAGGCAGCAGCGGGGGGTCAGGCGCCAAGCCGGCCGACTCAG CATCTGATTCAGGGCGACCGGCCACCAGTACCTTGAACCGCTTCTCAGCGCTCCAGCAGTCCGCCCCTGCCGACAGCCTGGAGTCCCGTCGCGTGGTGCAGAG gagcagctccagccgCGACAGGTCAGAAAAGGCCGGGGACAGAGGGGACCGGGAGTCGCGTTCGGAGAAGAGCGGCGACCGCCTGGAGCGCCCCgagcggggggagcggggcgagAGGAACAGGTCCGCCCTCACCAAGAGGAGCTTCAGCAAGGAGACGGAGGACAGGAGCAGGGAACGGGAGAAGCAGGGCGGCCCCGAGGCCGTGCGCAAGGCTGCTAGCATGACGGAGGAACGGGACCGGAGCCGAGAGCCCG TTAAAcaagagccagcagctcccgcAGCATCGCCCAAGCCCACGCTGTCAgaagaggagctggagaagaaaTCCAAGGCGATCATAGAGGAATATCTGCACATCAATGACATGAAG GAGGCCCTGCAGTgcgtgcaggagctgggcagtcCCTCCTTGCTCTACGTTTTCGTGCGGAACGGCATCGAGTCCACGCTGGAGAGGAGCACGATCTCCCGCGAGCACATGGGCGTCCTGCTGTGCCACCTGGTGAAGGCGGGCACGCTCTCCAAGGAGCAGTACTACAAAGG GCTGCGGGAGATCCTGGAGATCGCCGAGGACATGGAGATCGACATCCCGCACATCTGGCTGTACCTGGCCGAGCTCATCACGCCCAtcctgcaggaggaaggcaTCCCCATGGAGGAGCTGTTCAG GGAGATAACGAAACCCCTGGTGCCCATCGGGAAGGCCACCACGCTGCTGGTCGAGGTGCTGGGCTTGTTGTGCAAGGGCATG AGCCAGAAGACCGCAGGCAAGCTGTGGCGGGATGGGGGCCTGAGCTGGAAGGAATTCCTGCCCGAGGACCAGGATGTCAACAAATTTGTCACAGAGCAG aAATTGGAGTACACGATGGGGGACAGCTCGGACACGCCGAGCTGCAAGGAGCTGACCTCAGAGGAGCTGTGCAAGCAAATGGACAAACTGCTGAAGGAGAACCCGAACAACCAAAGAATATACGACTGGATCGAG GCCAACCTGAGCGAGGAGCAGGTCTCATCCAACATGTTTATCAGGGCCCTGATGACGTCCGTGTGCCATTCAGCCATCGTCT TTGAGAACCCGTACCGCGTCGACGCCATGGTCATCCGCAACCGGGccaagctgctgcagaagtACATGCGGGACGAGCAGAAGGAGCTCCAGGCGCTCTACGCCCTGCAGGCCTTGGTGGTGAAGCTGGAGCAGCCTCCCA acctgCTGCGGATGTTCTTCGATGCCCTCTACGACGAGGACGTCATCAAGGAGGAGGCCTTCTACAAGTGGGAGTCGAGCAAGGACCTGTCggagcagcagggcaagggGGTGGCCCTCAAGTCGGTGACGGCGTTCTTCACCTGGCTGCGGGAAGCCGAGGATGAGTCGGATAACAACTGA